A window of the Amycolatopsis solani genome harbors these coding sequences:
- a CDS encoding cupin domain-containing protein, whose protein sequence is MSLTVLQEAKPPFVPEGAHAMTIVIEYPPGDPGTPPHRHPGPAFGYVLEGEMVFELEGEPPRVVRAGEAFWEPGGDVIHYQDGNNRDDVPVRFTVTMLCEPGKPMVDLVSADELGAKGWSRK, encoded by the coding sequence ATGTCATTGACCGTGCTCCAAGAGGCGAAACCGCCTTTCGTCCCCGAGGGGGCGCACGCGATGACCATCGTCATCGAGTACCCGCCGGGCGACCCCGGCACCCCGCCGCACCGCCACCCCGGTCCGGCCTTCGGCTACGTGCTGGAGGGCGAGATGGTGTTCGAGCTCGAAGGCGAGCCGCCGCGGGTCGTGCGCGCCGGGGAGGCCTTCTGGGAGCCGGGTGGCGACGTCATCCACTACCAGGACGGCAACAACCGCGACGACGTCCCGGTGCGGTTCACCGTCACCATGCTCTGCGAACCGGGCAAGCCGATGGTCGACCTCGTGTCCGCGGACGAACTCGGCGCGAAGGGATGGTCGCGGAAGTGA
- a CDS encoding SDR family oxidoreductase yields MKIAVIGGTGLIGSRVVKILAAGGHEAVPHSPSTGLDLLSGKGLADALAGADVVVNLTNSPTFDDASPAFFRTTMDNLLAAAAAAGVGHAVILSIVGAELVPDLVYYRAKVLQEDILKAGPVPYSIVRATQFFEFMGATMSWTSDENTVRLPATRIQPIAADDVAQAVADVSTGAPLRGTRDVAGPEVFALDELGRITLAAQGDRRPVVTDDQAGLFAAVSGDALIAKDGAVIAKTTYREWLAR; encoded by the coding sequence GTGAAGATCGCCGTCATCGGCGGGACCGGCCTCATCGGTTCCCGCGTGGTCAAGATCCTGGCCGCGGGCGGGCACGAAGCCGTCCCGCACTCGCCGTCCACCGGGCTGGACCTGCTCAGCGGGAAGGGCCTGGCCGACGCGCTGGCCGGGGCGGACGTCGTCGTCAACCTGACGAACTCCCCGACGTTCGACGACGCCTCGCCCGCGTTCTTCCGGACGACCATGGACAACCTGCTGGCGGCAGCGGCCGCGGCCGGGGTCGGCCACGCGGTCATCCTGTCGATCGTGGGCGCCGAGCTGGTCCCGGACCTGGTCTACTACCGCGCCAAGGTGCTGCAGGAGGACATCCTGAAGGCCGGGCCGGTGCCGTACTCGATCGTGCGGGCCACGCAGTTCTTCGAGTTCATGGGCGCGACGATGTCGTGGACGTCCGACGAGAACACCGTCCGCCTGCCCGCGACGCGCATCCAGCCCATCGCCGCCGACGACGTCGCCCAGGCGGTCGCCGACGTCAGCACGGGCGCGCCGCTGCGAGGGACCCGCGACGTCGCCGGGCCGGAGGTGTTCGCCCTCGACGAGCTGGGCCGGATCACCCTCGCCGCCCAGGGGGACCGGCGGCCCGTCGTCACCGACGACCAGGCCGGCCTGTTCGCGGCCGTGTCCGGCGATGCCCTCATCGCCAAGGACGGCGCCGTCATCGCGAAGACCACCTACCGGGAGTGGCTGGCGCGGTGA
- a CDS encoding RNA polymerase sigma-70 factor, translating into MTDSGMGTELGDVASLDAATAAFTRVRPRLFGIAYRMLSSVAEAEDLVQEVWLRWQTYDRSTVTNPEAFLATTTTRLAINVLQSARKRRETYIGPWLPEPVDTGADPYLGAERGEALEFATLLLMEKLTPGERAAYVLREAFDYSYAQIADILSSTEAAVRQLVSRARKHLKGERHASVPAAEQRELLTTFLAAARSGDLAELERLFTPDVTNLSDGNGRKGVARRPLVGSARVAKFLQAISSWFWDDVDVRWVQANGQTSAVLRQNGSVYGLLTVSATSEGIDQVLWLVNAEKNKAVPA; encoded by the coding sequence GTGACAGATTCCGGGATGGGTACCGAACTCGGCGACGTGGCGAGCCTCGATGCGGCCACGGCCGCCTTCACCCGGGTGCGGCCGCGGCTGTTCGGGATCGCCTACCGCATGCTCAGCAGCGTCGCCGAGGCCGAGGATCTGGTGCAGGAGGTCTGGCTGCGCTGGCAGACCTACGACCGGTCCACGGTGACCAACCCGGAAGCGTTCCTGGCGACGACCACCACCCGGCTCGCCATCAACGTCCTGCAGTCGGCCCGGAAACGACGCGAGACCTACATCGGGCCGTGGCTGCCCGAACCGGTCGACACCGGCGCGGACCCGTACCTGGGCGCCGAGCGCGGTGAAGCGCTGGAGTTCGCGACCCTGCTGCTGATGGAGAAGCTCACCCCCGGCGAACGCGCGGCCTACGTGCTGCGGGAAGCCTTCGACTACTCCTACGCGCAGATCGCCGACATCCTGTCGTCGACCGAAGCCGCCGTGCGCCAGCTGGTCAGCCGGGCTCGCAAGCACCTCAAGGGCGAACGGCACGCGTCGGTGCCCGCGGCCGAGCAGCGGGAACTGCTGACCACGTTCCTGGCCGCCGCCCGGTCCGGCGATCTGGCCGAGCTGGAGCGGCTCTTCACCCCGGACGTGACCAACCTGTCCGACGGCAACGGCCGCAAGGGCGTCGCCCGCCGTCCGCTCGTGGGCAGCGCCCGGGTGGCGAAGTTCCTGCAGGCGATCTCCAGCTGGTTCTGGGACGACGTCGACGTGCGGTGGGTTCAGGCCAACGGGCAGACGTCGGCGGTGCTGCGGCAGAACGGCTCCGTGTACGGCTTGCTCACGGTCAGCGCCACCAGCGAAGGCATCGACCAGGTGCTGTGGCTGGTCAACGCCGAGAAGAACAAGGCGGTCCCGGCCTGA
- a CDS encoding SDR family oxidoreductase: MKIVVIGGSGLIGSKLVRKLTAHGHEAVPASPDSGVNTLTGEGLAEVLEGAQVLVDVSNSPSFADDAVLEFFRTSTGNLLAAGEKAGVGHHVALSVVGTERLAESGYFRAKIAQEKLIKESGRPYSIVHATQFFEFVGSIAQAATEGNTVRLSDARIQPMAAEDVATAVGRVAAGAPLNGTAEVAGPEQFGLDELIRTGLAFRGDPREVVTDPDARYFGALLDKDMLLPGPGAQLAATRFADWLPLNPPPAK; encoded by the coding sequence ATGAAGATCGTCGTGATCGGCGGCAGCGGGCTGATCGGCTCGAAGCTCGTCCGGAAGCTGACCGCGCACGGCCACGAAGCGGTGCCCGCGTCACCCGACTCGGGCGTGAACACGCTGACCGGTGAGGGGCTGGCCGAAGTGCTGGAGGGCGCCCAGGTCCTGGTCGACGTCTCGAACTCGCCCTCGTTCGCCGACGACGCCGTGCTGGAGTTCTTCCGCACCTCCACCGGAAACCTCCTCGCCGCCGGGGAGAAGGCCGGGGTGGGGCACCACGTCGCGTTGTCGGTCGTGGGCACCGAGCGGCTCGCCGAAAGTGGTTACTTCCGCGCGAAGATCGCGCAGGAGAAGCTCATCAAGGAGTCCGGGCGGCCGTACTCGATCGTGCACGCCACGCAGTTCTTCGAGTTCGTGGGCAGCATCGCCCAGGCGGCGACCGAAGGGAACACCGTGCGCCTGTCGGACGCCCGGATCCAGCCCATGGCCGCCGAAGACGTGGCCACCGCGGTCGGCCGGGTTGCCGCCGGCGCACCGCTGAACGGCACCGCCGAGGTGGCCGGACCCGAGCAGTTCGGGCTCGACGAGCTGATCCGCACCGGGCTGGCCTTCCGCGGCGACCCCCGCGAGGTCGTCACCGACCCGGACGCGCGTTACTTCGGCGCCTTGCTGGACAAGGACATGCTCCTGCCCGGCCCCGGCGCGCAACTGGCCGCCACCCGGTTCGCCGACTGGCTCCCGCTCAACCCGCCGCCGGCGAAGTGA
- a CDS encoding ferritin-like domain-containing protein, with translation METRGAHAIDTIDDLRRHLQWAIELEHATIPPYLCALYSLDPARNPEATQVVGTVLAEEMIHLALAANLLNAVGGSPKLDTPDLLPPYPHPLPHGDRSVHVHLAPFGPEALELFLRIEQPASADAPPQTDEYRTIGQFYAAIEQGLRTLCDKLGEDQVFTGDPARQIGEFHLRGGGGEVLPVRDLKSASAALAEIVEQGEGAARTDVWDGDHDVFHPEREEVAHYFRFQELKVGRRYRTGDTPQSGPTGEELAVDFDGVLPMRHNPRTADYPEGSPIRVAQEEFNQTYSLLLYQLEEAFTGNPGGMADAVGTMFGLRKQGLALMKMPTGDGKTTAGPTFEYVPPERRN, from the coding sequence ATGGAAACCCGTGGCGCCCACGCCATCGACACGATCGACGATCTCCGCCGCCACCTGCAGTGGGCGATCGAACTCGAGCACGCGACGATCCCGCCGTACCTGTGCGCGCTGTACTCGCTGGACCCGGCGCGCAACCCCGAAGCCACCCAGGTCGTCGGCACGGTCCTCGCCGAGGAGATGATCCACCTGGCCCTGGCCGCGAACCTGCTCAACGCCGTCGGCGGCTCGCCCAAGCTCGACACGCCGGACCTGTTGCCGCCGTACCCGCATCCGCTGCCCCACGGCGACCGGTCCGTGCACGTCCACCTGGCCCCGTTCGGTCCCGAGGCCCTGGAGCTGTTCCTGCGCATCGAGCAGCCCGCGTCGGCGGACGCGCCGCCGCAAACCGACGAGTACCGGACGATCGGCCAGTTCTACGCCGCGATCGAGCAGGGGTTGCGGACGCTGTGCGACAAGCTGGGTGAGGACCAGGTGTTCACCGGCGACCCGGCCCGGCAGATCGGCGAGTTCCACCTCCGTGGCGGGGGTGGCGAGGTGCTGCCGGTCCGCGACCTGAAGTCGGCGTCGGCCGCGCTGGCGGAAATCGTCGAGCAGGGTGAAGGTGCCGCGCGCACGGACGTGTGGGACGGCGACCACGACGTCTTCCACCCCGAGCGGGAAGAGGTCGCGCACTACTTCCGGTTCCAGGAGCTGAAGGTGGGCCGCCGCTACCGGACCGGCGACACACCGCAGTCCGGGCCGACCGGCGAGGAGCTCGCGGTCGACTTCGACGGCGTGCTGCCGATGCGGCACAACCCGAGGACCGCCGACTACCCGGAGGGCAGCCCGATCCGCGTCGCCCAGGAGGAGTTCAACCAGACCTACAGCCTGCTGCTCTACCAGCTGGAGGAGGCCTTCACCGGCAACCCGGGCGGGATGGCGGATGCCGTCGGCACGATGTTCGGACTGCGCAAGCAGGGTCTGGCACTGATGAAGATGCCCACCGGCGACGGGAAGACGACGGCGGGCCCGACCTTCGAGTACGTGCCACCCGAGCGGCGGAACTGA
- a CDS encoding SDR family NAD(P)-dependent oxidoreductase translates to MITVHPPAGHLAGRVVLVTGAGSGIGRAAAIAFAAVGAHVLGIGRRQDALAETAREHPGIDTFAADVRSAGAPGAIVEEARRRWGRVDVLVNNAGAAALVPLAEVTSSGIGDLFALNVTAPSLLARAALPHLRAMHGSIVNVSSTFGHRPLPGGSHYAASKSAVEMLTRSWALELAPERIRVNAVAPGPTESEALASAGLPPDVVDRIKQDEADRIPLGRRGLPADVAARKVAPRASDRSHPS, encoded by the coding sequence GTGATCACTGTGCACCCGCCCGCCGGTCACCTGGCCGGCCGCGTCGTGCTCGTCACCGGCGCGGGGTCGGGCATCGGACGGGCCGCTGCCATCGCCTTCGCCGCGGTCGGAGCCCACGTCCTCGGGATCGGCCGTCGCCAGGACGCGCTGGCGGAGACCGCGCGGGAACACCCGGGCATCGACACCTTCGCGGCCGACGTCCGTTCCGCCGGCGCGCCCGGGGCGATCGTCGAGGAGGCCCGCCGCCGGTGGGGACGGGTCGACGTCCTGGTCAACAACGCCGGTGCGGCCGCGCTCGTGCCCCTGGCCGAGGTCACCAGCTCCGGCATCGGCGACCTGTTCGCGCTGAACGTGACCGCGCCGAGCCTGCTCGCCCGCGCCGCCCTGCCGCACCTGCGTGCCATGCACGGCTCGATCGTGAACGTGTCCAGCACTTTCGGGCACCGGCCGTTGCCGGGCGGATCCCATTACGCCGCCAGCAAAAGCGCCGTCGAGATGCTCACCCGGAGCTGGGCCCTGGAGCTCGCCCCCGAAAGGATCAGGGTGAACGCCGTCGCCCCGGGACCGACGGAGTCCGAAGCACTGGCGTCGGCCGGCCTTCCCCCGGACGTGGTCGACCGGATCAAGCAGGACGAGGCGGACCGGATTCCCTTGGGCCGCCGCGGCCTGCCCGCGGACGTCGCGGCGCGGAAGGTTGCGCCGCGGGCAAGCGATCGGTCTCACCCATCGTGA
- a CDS encoding alpha/beta hydrolase translates to MRFPQRRRSFVIVGLAAVVLVLAAFIVWPDSTVRVPPGAAPDSLAVSPCSYDTEAGSLAADCGTLVVAENRNRPGSRLIALPVVRIRATAQPAGEPIFRLGGGPGQSNLDFPQASRLAGHHDVVLVGYRGVDGSSRLDCAEVTDALQSAKDMTGPEALPRTRRAFDQCADRLRRTGVDLTGYSIVQRIEDLESARKALGYPRIDLVSSSAGTRTATIYAWRHPDALLRSAMISVNPPGHLSWDPRTTDAQFGQYADVCRADRACAAKTADLAATIRSRVATMPASWGPFGIKNTNVRVLSQYAMHMNGRAEAPSNAPTVIDAYLDGGPGAMWAMSVLADLTLPTSTVWGELASFSMIDAPVTQAYYDRGGDPGSILGNSSTDFLWGGPDGFSRAWPDSPDNAEYRTVRPSAVETLLIGGEFDLSTPPVNATKELLPSLSRGHQVIVPGIGHTGDFWAQQPDAADHLLETFYDSGRVDSSRFVRTPVDLTAVPLSMSLIAGLLVGVTTGVLLLALLALIVLARRRRRRGAPGRWIRWLGSVPLGIAGWFLGVLFAWTFAPQWFVTSLAVVVPGTGLLVGLWVHWARPAERPALALTLLGGWVGALLGALAGSGLLVPVTAIAGAVLGANAVVAIRGHRQRSAIAATG, encoded by the coding sequence ATGCGCTTCCCCCAACGCCGCCGCTCCTTCGTCATCGTGGGCCTCGCCGCCGTGGTACTCGTGCTGGCCGCCTTCATCGTGTGGCCGGACTCGACGGTCCGCGTCCCACCTGGCGCCGCACCGGACTCGCTGGCCGTGTCTCCTTGCTCCTACGACACCGAGGCGGGCTCGCTCGCCGCCGACTGCGGGACGCTCGTGGTCGCGGAGAACCGGAACCGCCCCGGCTCCCGGCTGATCGCGCTGCCGGTCGTGCGGATCCGGGCGACCGCGCAGCCCGCCGGTGAGCCCATCTTCCGGCTCGGGGGCGGACCGGGTCAGTCCAATTTGGACTTCCCGCAGGCGAGCCGCCTGGCCGGCCACCACGACGTGGTGCTCGTGGGCTACCGCGGTGTCGATGGTTCGTCCCGGCTCGACTGCGCCGAAGTGACGGACGCCCTGCAGTCGGCGAAGGACATGACCGGACCCGAGGCGCTGCCCCGGACACGCCGCGCCTTCGACCAGTGCGCCGACCGGCTGCGGCGCACCGGCGTCGACCTGACCGGCTATTCGATCGTCCAGCGGATCGAGGACCTGGAGTCGGCGCGCAAAGCCCTCGGTTACCCGCGGATCGACCTGGTCAGCTCGAGCGCCGGCACCCGGACCGCGACGATCTACGCGTGGCGTCACCCCGACGCGCTGCTGCGCTCGGCGATGATCTCGGTCAACCCGCCCGGGCACCTGTCCTGGGACCCGCGCACCACCGACGCCCAGTTCGGGCAGTACGCCGACGTCTGCCGGGCGGACCGCGCCTGCGCCGCGAAGACGGCCGACCTCGCGGCTACCATCCGGTCCCGGGTTGCCACCATGCCCGCCAGCTGGGGCCCCTTCGGCATCAAGAACACGAACGTTCGCGTCCTGAGCCAGTACGCCATGCACATGAACGGCCGGGCCGAGGCGCCGAGCAACGCGCCCACGGTGATCGACGCCTACCTCGACGGCGGCCCCGGCGCGATGTGGGCGATGTCGGTGCTGGCGGACCTCACACTGCCGACCTCGACGGTGTGGGGCGAACTGGCCTCCTTCAGCATGATCGACGCGCCCGTCACGCAGGCCTACTACGACCGGGGCGGCGACCCCGGATCGATTCTCGGCAACTCCTCCACCGATTTCCTCTGGGGCGGCCCGGACGGGTTCTCCCGGGCGTGGCCGGACAGCCCGGACAACGCCGAGTACCGCACCGTGCGGCCCAGCGCGGTGGAGACCCTGCTCATCGGCGGCGAATTCGACCTCTCGACCCCGCCGGTCAACGCCACCAAGGAACTGCTGCCCTCGCTGAGCCGCGGACACCAGGTGATCGTGCCCGGGATCGGGCACACCGGCGACTTCTGGGCCCAGCAACCCGACGCGGCCGACCACCTGCTCGAAACCTTCTACGACTCAGGCCGCGTCGACAGCTCCCGGTTCGTGCGCACCCCGGTCGACCTCACCGCCGTGCCGCTGAGCATGTCGCTGATCGCCGGTCTCCTGGTGGGCGTCACGACCGGGGTACTGCTGCTCGCGTTGCTGGCGCTAATCGTGCTCGCCCGCCGTCGTCGCCGCCGCGGTGCGCCCGGCCGGTGGATCCGGTGGCTCGGCTCGGTGCCACTGGGGATCGCCGGCTGGTTCCTGGGTGTGCTGTTCGCCTGGACGTTCGCACCGCAGTGGTTCGTCACCAGCCTGGCCGTGGTGGTACCCGGCACCGGACTCCTGGTCGGGCTCTGGGTGCACTGGGCCCGGCCGGCCGAGCGTCCCGCGTTGGCGCTGACGCTCCTCGGCGGCTGGGTGGGCGCACTGCTGGGCGCGCTGGCCGGGTCCGGCCTGCTGGTTCCGGTGACCGCCATCGCCGGTGCGGTCCTCGGTGCGAACGCCGTCGTCGCGATCCGTGGACACCGGCAGCGATCCGCGATCGCGGCCACCGGCTGA
- a CDS encoding sensor histidine kinase → MSSTAYPAGAALIRRWTARLPARDAQRSLARQASLVAVMCVAIDGLNFLTRGPAPGPWNALLLAGVVAADIALATAPKLSGWVAVAHAVVIVALAFALPGRNPSTAGQLVSSYRAGAWLRGRPAVATLAAVCAGIVASVVITGLTAPATVLGVAAANALLPWLVGRYTTARKEHVDELRRQREATLRDAEAEVAAAVAKERETIAVDLHDVISHHVSAIGVHATAARLNLAGTVVPGDSPVHTSLTAVQQSGQAAMVDLRRLLSLLHEGSESAEQPGIAMLPDLFAGLRASGLQVTFVVYQAPPALPQHVDTTVYRVAQEMLTNALRHGDGRTARVELDCGDDRVALTARNRVASTLRASSPEGSGLGLRGMRKRAEELGGSATFGVAEDGDYWESSVTIPLAGAR, encoded by the coding sequence ATGTCCAGCACTGCGTACCCGGCGGGAGCCGCGCTGATCCGCCGGTGGACGGCTCGCTTGCCGGCTCGTGACGCACAGCGGTCGCTGGCCCGCCAGGCCTCGCTGGTCGCGGTCATGTGCGTCGCCATCGACGGGCTGAACTTCCTCACCCGCGGCCCGGCACCGGGCCCGTGGAACGCCCTCCTGCTGGCCGGGGTCGTCGCGGCCGACATCGCGCTCGCGACCGCGCCGAAGCTGTCGGGCTGGGTCGCCGTCGCGCACGCGGTGGTGATCGTGGCCTTGGCTTTCGCGCTACCGGGCCGCAACCCGAGCACGGCGGGGCAGCTGGTCAGCTCGTACCGGGCCGGCGCGTGGCTTCGCGGCCGTCCCGCGGTGGCCACCCTGGCCGCGGTGTGCGCCGGCATCGTGGCGTCGGTGGTGATCACCGGGCTCACCGCCCCGGCGACGGTGCTCGGCGTCGCGGCGGCGAACGCTCTCCTGCCGTGGCTGGTGGGCCGCTACACCACCGCCCGCAAGGAACACGTCGACGAGCTGCGCAGGCAGCGCGAAGCAACACTGCGTGACGCGGAGGCCGAGGTCGCCGCGGCGGTGGCGAAGGAACGCGAAACGATCGCGGTCGACCTGCACGACGTCATCTCCCACCACGTCAGCGCGATCGGTGTCCACGCGACGGCGGCGAGGCTGAACCTCGCCGGCACGGTGGTTCCCGGCGACAGTCCGGTGCACACCTCGCTCACGGCGGTGCAGCAGTCCGGCCAGGCGGCGATGGTGGACCTCCGGCGGCTGCTGTCCTTGCTGCACGAAGGCAGCGAATCCGCCGAACAGCCCGGAATCGCGATGCTGCCGGACCTGTTCGCGGGCCTGCGCGCCTCGGGGCTGCAGGTGACGTTCGTCGTCTACCAAGCGCCGCCGGCCCTCCCGCAGCACGTGGACACCACGGTCTACCGGGTGGCACAGGAAATGCTGACGAACGCGCTGCGGCACGGAGACGGGCGAACGGCCCGGGTCGAGCTCGACTGCGGCGACGACCGCGTCGCGCTCACCGCCCGCAACCGCGTCGCCTCCACGCTTCGCGCGTCCTCACCGGAAGGATCCGGCCTCGGTTTGCGGGGAATGCGCAAACGCGCGGAGGAACTGGGCGGATCGGCGACCTTCGGTGTCGCCGAAGACGGGGACTACTGGGAGTCGAGCGTGACCATTCCACTGGCCGGTGCCCGATGA
- a CDS encoding response regulator: MTLRVVIADDHAMFRSGFRAVLDAQPDMECVADVGDGYSAVEAVTSLAPDLAVLDVRMPKLDGLAAARRIRSAGHRDVKIVLLTSFGTDDYLRSALSEGLNGFVLKSLPPDELVTAIRVAARGDTYLDPTITSRLAPRLADALAPAPPARERAPGLERLTAREHEVFLLMARGFSNVEIGEQLYVGEQTVKTHVSRVLAKLALRDRVHTVRFAHHHGLVEPHDTSGL, from the coding sequence ATGACCCTGCGCGTCGTGATCGCCGACGACCACGCCATGTTCCGGTCCGGGTTCCGGGCCGTCCTCGACGCACAGCCGGACATGGAGTGCGTCGCCGACGTCGGTGACGGGTACAGCGCCGTCGAGGCCGTCACGTCCCTGGCGCCGGACTTGGCGGTCCTGGACGTGCGCATGCCCAAGCTCGACGGGCTCGCGGCCGCGCGGCGCATCCGGTCGGCGGGGCACCGGGACGTGAAGATCGTCCTGCTCACCTCGTTCGGCACCGACGACTACCTGCGCTCGGCGCTGTCGGAGGGGTTGAACGGCTTCGTGCTCAAGAGCTTGCCCCCCGACGAGCTCGTGACCGCGATCCGGGTCGCGGCCCGCGGTGACACCTACCTGGATCCCACCATCACCAGCCGGCTCGCGCCCCGGTTGGCCGACGCCCTCGCCCCGGCTCCGCCCGCGCGGGAGCGAGCGCCGGGCCTCGAGCGCCTCACCGCCCGCGAACACGAGGTGTTCCTGCTGATGGCCCGGGGGTTTTCGAACGTCGAAATCGGCGAGCAGCTCTACGTCGGCGAGCAGACGGTCAAGACCCACGTTTCGCGCGTGCTGGCGAAGCTGGCTCTCCGGGACCGCGTGCACACCGTGCGGTTCGCCCACCACCACGGTCTCGTCGAACCGCACGACACCTCCGGTCTGTGA
- a CDS encoding sensor histidine kinase, whose amino-acid sequence MSLSVSGGQGILVAVAGAVTGIAACVAVFFALRRGDQVARATARTRAAQEEAERARGSVQLADGELARLLDRTVPDVIRRLREGAPADSVLAEVPRPAQELHQRVLRLLVDEIAVGERRRAAATAACASAAGRLQALATSTLADLREMENRSSEAMLGDLLKVDHHTAQAGRLADSIAVLTGARSGRRWTKPIRMESILRGALGRIGAYQRVRVHSASGVAVVGYAAEDVMHALAELMDNATKFSAPSEEVHVYVEDLHNGAVITIEDGGLGMKAQALARAERAVALDQPLDLTSMSGTRLGLAVVGSLARKHQLHVFFRPSSRGGIGVVMRIPTQLITQPRPDALPEADGRPASIVWPSPADTSHEIAGDLAEPSELPKRSRGQTLSAASRRPPSPTPGPARAERDTGSRFGAFQQRRSGGAPSHQAASPSDRGEDA is encoded by the coding sequence GTGTCCTTGTCCGTTTCCGGTGGTCAGGGGATTCTTGTCGCCGTTGCCGGCGCGGTCACCGGGATTGCCGCCTGCGTCGCCGTGTTCTTCGCGCTGCGCCGCGGTGATCAAGTCGCGCGTGCGACGGCACGGACCCGGGCCGCCCAGGAGGAAGCCGAGCGTGCCCGCGGATCCGTCCAGCTCGCCGACGGCGAACTGGCCCGGCTGCTCGACCGGACCGTCCCGGACGTCATCCGGCGGCTGCGTGAAGGCGCGCCCGCGGACAGCGTGCTCGCCGAAGTTCCCCGCCCGGCCCAAGAACTGCACCAGCGTGTCCTGCGGCTCCTCGTCGACGAGATCGCCGTCGGCGAGCGCCGCCGCGCGGCCGCGACGGCGGCTTGTGCGAGCGCGGCGGGACGGTTGCAGGCGCTGGCGACCAGCACGCTGGCGGACCTGCGCGAAATGGAGAACCGGTCGTCCGAGGCGATGCTCGGGGATCTCCTCAAGGTGGACCACCACACGGCGCAGGCGGGCCGGCTGGCCGACAGCATCGCCGTGCTCACCGGCGCGCGCTCGGGCCGCCGGTGGACGAAACCGATCCGGATGGAGAGCATCCTGCGCGGGGCGCTCGGCCGCATCGGCGCTTATCAGCGGGTACGGGTGCATTCCGCGAGCGGGGTCGCGGTCGTCGGTTACGCCGCGGAAGACGTCATGCACGCGCTGGCCGAGCTCATGGACAACGCCACGAAGTTCTCCGCGCCCTCGGAAGAAGTGCACGTTTACGTCGAAGATCTGCACAACGGCGCGGTGATCACCATCGAGGACGGCGGCCTGGGCATGAAGGCGCAAGCCCTCGCCCGCGCCGAGCGGGCGGTGGCCCTCGACCAGCCGCTCGACCTGACGTCGATGTCGGGCACGCGGCTCGGGCTCGCGGTCGTGGGCAGCCTGGCGCGCAAGCACCAGCTGCACGTGTTCTTCCGCCCGTCTTCGCGGGGCGGGATCGGCGTCGTCATGCGCATCCCGACGCAGCTGATCACCCAGCCCCGGCCGGACGCCCTGCCGGAGGCGGACGGGCGGCCCGCGTCCATCGTGTGGCCCTCGCCCGCCGACACGAGCCACGAGATCGCCGGTGACCTGGCCGAGCCGTCCGAACTGCCGAAGCGCTCGCGCGGGCAGACGCTGAGCGCCGCGTCGCGCCGGCCACCGTCGCCCACGCCGGGTCCCGCGCGGGCCGAGCGTGACACGGGGTCCCGGTTCGGTGCTTTCCAGCAGCGTCGCAGTGGCGGGGCGCCGTCCCACCAGGCCGCGTCCCCGTCGGATCGCGGCGAAGACGCGTGA
- a CDS encoding roadblock/LC7 domain-containing protein, with translation MTDSEKSLEWLLENLVGDTAGACHALVLSRDGLKLCHTQGLTVDRADQLAAIAAGVQALAHGASVEFGDGTGGVRNSMTEFHGGILFIVEAGVGSHLAVIATEDADVGLIGHKMDELVEQIGSVFTAPPRFAAADNPAS, from the coding sequence ATGACTGATTCGGAAAAGAGCCTCGAATGGCTCCTCGAGAACCTCGTCGGCGACACCGCCGGCGCGTGTCACGCCCTCGTGCTGTCTCGGGACGGTTTGAAGCTCTGCCACACCCAGGGGCTCACCGTCGACCGCGCCGACCAGCTCGCCGCGATCGCGGCCGGCGTGCAGGCACTGGCGCACGGCGCTTCGGTCGAGTTCGGCGACGGCACCGGCGGCGTCCGGAACTCCATGACCGAGTTCCACGGCGGCATCCTCTTCATCGTGGAGGCCGGGGTCGGCTCGCACTTGGCCGTCATCGCCACCGAAGACGCCGACGTCGGCCTGATCGGGCACAAGATGGACGAGCTGGTGGAGCAGATCGGCTCGGTCTTCACCGCACCGCCGCGCTTCGCGGCGGCCGACAACCCGGCTTCGTGA
- a CDS encoding DUF742 domain-containing protein, whose product MTRSALDGEDPDRLYTVTGGRSNADDIDLDLVTLIVRESEPSAGMQSEHVRILGITAKPTSVVELSADLALPVSVIKILLADLLATGKVSARHPSSAQAAGRASDSEFLKKVLVGLRNL is encoded by the coding sequence GTGACGCGCTCGGCGCTCGACGGCGAAGACCCGGACCGGCTCTACACGGTGACGGGTGGGCGCAGCAACGCGGACGACATCGACCTCGACCTGGTCACCTTGATCGTGCGGGAGTCCGAGCCGTCGGCGGGGATGCAGTCCGAACACGTCCGGATCCTCGGGATCACGGCGAAGCCGACGTCCGTCGTGGAGCTTTCGGCCGATCTGGCGCTCCCGGTGAGCGTGATCAAGATCCTGCTCGCGGACCTGCTGGCCACCGGCAAGGTGTCCGCCCGACACCCGTCGTCGGCCCAGGCCGCCGGACGGGCCTCCGACTCGGAATTCCTCAAGAAGGTGCTCGTTGGACTCCGCAATCTCTGA